The genomic stretch CACAATGCGTTATCTATGGATGCCTAGGCTTGTTGAGAGAATTCAAGCTGCCTCAAGTTCGAGCATCGGTCCCACCACCGAATTCTTCAACCCTATCAAATCCACCAATTTAGGCACCTCTGGTACAACCATCCATGCACAAGTAAATTACGATTTTGCCCCCGAAAACTCGGCTAATTCCTCTGCCGGCTCTTTAGGTACTCAAGTTTCAGACCTTACAGATTATTATGCCCTTCAAGTTGGTAATCAGAACGTTAATCAAGAGTATTTGCATGACCATCGCGTCGATTATGGAGTTAATCAGTCATTAACAACTCCTAGTGATTATATTAACAACCAAGGGATGGAATTTCAAGGTCTTAATAACATGGAGCAAAACACTCAACAACAATGGTACACGGATAATTTATGGAATAATGTTGAAGATATTTATTTTCTACAACAgtttagtaataatagtaatatttgaGTGAaaattattttttgttttttttacttTTAGTTATTTGCGTACTTTGTCTTAACTATACACAATATGTAAGCTTAGGATGATACATAGTTGGACATATTTGTAAAAATGGGAGGGATTACTTAATTTGTGGATTCTATTATTATATATGAAGCTTGTGATTTTATCATGGTAGAATTGTGATGGGTAatgtttttagttttaattatttatatTGTTACTTATAATCACTCGACGCCTCGATTCATATAAGTGAAATCTTAACATTTCGATGTTTTGATAATTTCATTGTATAAAAGAGTAAAGGTAAATAATTTTTTACAAATTATAGTTATATAAGACCTCGATGATGAATAATTTTAAGATTTAAGATCTCATACACCAAACTTATTTCTAGATATGGCCTTATATAGGGTCTATTATTCTAATTAATGAACCTACATGTTGCATGTGAGACGGTGGTACATAGATTTGGTAGAGTGAGGAATGACGATATCTCAGTTTTCtattattaaagtaaataaaaaaacATTTTTTCCAATAGTACAGTCAAATGCTATTGGACTAGCAACTACTACCTCCATCCCTGTGAgatgtttacacttcctttattaAAATAAAGAATGTATAAACATATCACTGGAACAGACGGAGTACCTAACTATACGCCTAAAGAtgttttaatgtaattttatactAAAAATTTCCAAAAGAATACTTTGATAAGTCGGGATCCATGCTACAAATTTCCATTAGAATAATTTGATGCGTACATAATTTACTACCATTCATGCATGTAAACGTTTTGGCTTGATTGAAAATTAGTTTAACATAAAATATATTTTAGGTAAATGTTAAATAACTTAGTTAGTAAAGTTATGAAAAATGTTACTTATGTAACCTGAACTTAACTCGGCCAACATCCAAATTTTCCTTATCTTATCTCCCTTTTGCAATAGTATACTCCAACATGTGAAATGTGACATAGAACTAATTAAAATATTGTCAAAACCATGCTTCTAGATGACATATTGAAGACTTCTAAACTCTGTTTTTAGTAACATTTTCACACTTAACCAAATTGATAGGTGGGGTTATACTATTGGTTATAGGCTTACTATTTTAATACTTTGATTAATAGAAGCATGTCTAATATAATTGGTTCCACTATCTTTATTTGTAATCTCACTATTAAATTTGACGAAACTATTTGTTTATACTGATCTGGAATGTGTTTTTTAAGTCTATGGGGTCTGAATTAGGACTTATATTACAAAGACCCTTTTTCTCTTTTAAGTTTTGCAAGAAAAGAAGTCTTGTGTTATTTTGACATTTGGCTTGTTCTTATTGACTGACTAATAATGAATAAATAAGTGCCAAGTTCAGATGATATCACCAATTTTCATTGAAAACGGGCATATCCGTTACAAACTGAAGACGGGATAAGTATTACCCAAgtaggtagataagacaaaagcagaatgctACTTCCTAGGCACCATGCTTTTATCTTATCTACCCACTTATTATTAATTGATCCATCTTCAACTTGTGACGAAGATACTCTTCTTCAACGAGACTTGCTGATGAAATATATGTCCGTAGTGAATAAGAACGTGGTAATCTTATCTTCTACGGTCTTATCTTAGGTCAAGTATTCTTGTTTATACGGTTAATTTGGCTAAATccattttaaatttaaaacatATCAAATGAGATAAATAGGATAAAAGCATAATGCTCGAAAACTAGCAAAAAATTAACCTTAGGACGATTATATTCGACTTAAAATAGACCAAAGATTGCTTAAATTGATGAAAGTGACACTGAAAACTTAACTATAAGAAGATCATCTCAATCAAAACCGATCTTATACCTTAACATGTCTCTTAACTCAAGTGCCATTGGATCTGAAGAATGGTTGATGCCCATGGAAATTTATACCATG from Silene latifolia isolate original U9 population chromosome 2, ASM4854445v1, whole genome shotgun sequence encodes the following:
- the LOC141628742 gene encoding transcription factor MYB108-like, with amino-acid sequence MDVSKRSSSSSGNCSELTQSNNEEDEMDLRRGPWTVEEDLTLINYIAIHGEGRWNSLARCAGLKRTGKSCRLRWLNYLRPDVRRGNITLEEQLMILELHSRWGNRWSKIAQYLPGRTDNEIKNYWRTRVQKHAKQLKCDVNSKQFKDTMRYLWMPRLVERIQAASSSSIGPTTEFFNPIKSTNLGTSGTTIHAQVNYDFAPENSANSSAGSLGTQVSDLTDYYALQVGNQNVNQEYLHDHRVDYGVNQSLTTPSDYINNQGMEFQGLNNMEQNTQQQWYTDNLWNNVEDIYFLQQFSNNSNI